The nucleotide window CAGTTATCCATCACTCTAAGATCAACCAGATGGAACTCGTTACAGAACATGTCCTCGGTCATGTGCTCATTTTTCTTCCAGTCGGAAGCAATAATGTAATGACCCTCACTCTTTAGTCGCCTGGCAATGTGTGAAGCAATGAAACCACCAGCCCCCGTTACAGAAATCCGAAGCTTCTCAGAAGGCCAGTACGGTTCCCTCTCCAGGTTCTCATATGTGTACTCACCGTATCTACTTCCCATTCTGTAATATTCAAATCCATAAGAGAGATAAGAGAAAAGACCTTACAACATCTGTACTTAAACCACACAGCAAATGGAATTGCAACTGTTCTCCTAAAGAATGCCTACTTGTAGCATTTAAACAATGAAGTTCTTAAATATTAAAATCTACCTTAAGCCAACATGTGATTATGCTCAAGCCTCTTCTTGTTTTCAATATAACAACACAGGCTGCTTAAATTTGAACGAGGAAGCTACTCTAGTGCTATTTTCCGTTTATTCTTGTGCTAAAACCAAGAAGGCCAAGAATATTACAGTAACAGTTCATTTCAACAAATATTAGCAAGTTCCATCGTTAAACAATGACTATACAAGTATCATTGAAACAGAAACAGCTCTCATAGCATACAATAATGGTTCATTTAAACTGAAATTGACAATATCAGTAAAGTGACAATGTGGGAATGGGATAGTGCAAAAGTACTGGGATTAGTGGTATGTACCAAAAACCtataagaaaacaaagaattgTTGTGCTGACTAATTAAGGAATCAGTAAGCAAACGCAACTTATTTTAACAAGAAGTAACACAACCTAATATGCAGTTCTTTTTAGTTTAGCCTTTCTCATTGAagtaagaaaatgaaaatattccGAGTATGTGCCACAAATACAATGCACTACACGAATACGGTATGCTAATAAGAACACATTCCTCTAACGCCATGCCATAGCATCACCTTGAAACACCAACTAGAGCGGCTACCATCGTAAAATGAACATGAATCAAAATGAAAGAAGCAACcaataagaaaatcaaaatatagaacAGAGCATCCATCCAATACAACCCCCAAAACACatgaatttaaatgaaaaagaaaaaaaaagagagacagAACTCAACTATATAATTGTCCCAGAATCAAAAACTTGCATAGATGAAAGCACACCCATCAGTAAAACAATGGTAGTGAAGCCTGAAGCCATAGAGCAACAGAAACAATATAACGAAAGGCAAGAAAATACTACAGAACGCTAAAAAATTATTTGAAAACCAAAGAGTGCCCGGATTACGAACCTCGCAAGCTTGAGAGTCTTTGAACAAACAAAAAGAGTTTTGTAAGATGGAAATAGGATCATAGATCATGCCCAGAACTATAAATAGAGCAAAAAATAaatatcaaaaatattaatCCAAATTTCTTAGGTGGCGATGTGGCATTCTATAATTGGACTAAAGCCCGTCAATTATTACATTCTCGGGAACAGAGCGTCCCTTATCTTCTCTTTCACAACCAACTACCTTAACCAACACTTGGCGCCATTTCTGAAAGACAGAGAGAGGAGTGTCACTGTAAAACGACCATGCTCCTCGCGCCACCACCTGATTGGCTCCTTCCGGTTGGTCGAATTTACAGACCCAACTCACCAGCACCGATCAGAACTCGGACTCGGACGACTCGGCTGTGCTGTAGAGCGAGCCTGATCACCAACTCGGACTCGTTCGAGGTGGGTCGACTCATTGGCAGCTATGGCTTCATGAACATCACTAGGTATACACTTGTGCTCAAACACCACTCTCAGTTTTGGTACCATTTTCAAAATTGCATGTTTTTATTGTTGGTTGCTGAgaaattgaagtaaaaaaaaaaaaaaaaaatctactttCGATTCTCAACTTTTAACCTTTGCTTGCTTGGTAGTTTCCCCGTTTAATTAATGAGGTTCACTAAAACTGCAGAATCAGATTGAACTTGAAGCTTGATAATCTTCAATTGAGTAGCCAAGGTCAAATCTTGAAACAAACCCCAATCTTCAGCTTGAATATTTAACCTCCCCACTACGAATGATCATATCCAGTAGTAATCATCCCAAATACCAATAGCACCACTTGAAGAACCTTGAACCATCAACATTCAACTTGAAATGACCCAAAGGAGGTTTACACCAGGCCAACATTTCGACTTTAAAGTTCTTTTCACTAGCAGATTTGCTAGTAGGAATTAATCATTCAGAAGCATATCTGGCTGAGGAtagatttggaaagaaaaaaattgaataaaaagtAACTTTACATCTCCATTTCCAGATGAACCAGCAAACCACGATGAagatcattttgtttttttttaactgacAACCTACCTTCTGTTTGATATTAGCCCATAATCCAACCAGTCCAATTGAAAGAGAAAGAATTGATCTATCTAACCTGGACGTCAATGTTTTTCCAAACCTGCCTGGCTCTTGAACACGTCACGAAGCAGGTGAAACATGTTTTCCATCTGGTCAGGATAAACATGACAACTTGGTGTAGTAGTGTTTCTTTTAAACATCTGTTCATTAGTGAGAAGTCTTCCATGAACAAGCAACCAAGTGAAAATTTTAAGTCAAAGACCAGATCTCTTTCCATCTATAATCACTTAATCAGGAAGCTCACGATTCATATAGAGGTCCTGATAGGCAGATTTGACTGAGAAAATGCCACTAGATGTATTACATTCCCATGTAAATTTTTCATTATCACCAAAAAGAGATATAGGATTACTACTAATAATCTTCACCACATCAGCAGGGAGATGAGAATGAAGTTTTGGATGGTTCAATTATCTTCCCTGCTAAAAATACTAAACAACATCATTCGAGTTGCTTGCTTGGTATTTCATAACATAccaaatggaaaaagaaaaaaaaaatttgaggaaataaTCTGACTTTTGTAGTTCTACTTGAAACCTACTtgaattgttttcttggtttgAGTTTTAGTTGACTTTGGTTTCAAATCAGTAGAAAGATATGTTATTTTCCCTCCTCTTTGTCTGAAACAGCTTTTCAGGATCCCCAGGCACAGATAATGAATACTCATCTGGAGATTTGGGGCAGTTGAGGGTTCAAGATGTAGGAGAAGGCAGTGTAAAGATCAGGTACATTCTAACTTTCTAAAAGAATATATCATTCTGGTAGGGCACGACTACATCTTCTCCTAAACTTCAGCCATCTGATTCTCCTACATTAACTACATAGGCTGTTTTGATTCTTGTGTATCAGTTTAGATTATAGCTGTAAATAGGATTTATTGGCAGCATTGTAACCGTAGCAGCTAGCTGCATATATATGTGTATCCTTGCAGATATCAATACATTGAAAACTTACTTTCTACAGCTTTGCCTTATTAATCACTAGTAGAAAGGAAAAACTGAGAGGAAAAAAGAGCTTTGTAATGGAAAAACACCAAAACAGTTTATCGTAAGTTTCATGGTAGTTGAGGATGATACACTTTGGAAGGAGATCACTGTATCACTGCTATACACAGCTATGATTGGATATAAACACGTGAATATGTGGACATGGAAAACACTATGAAGAATCATGCTCTTCATGGTTGCTTGCACTCATTTTTTTGTTGCCTCACTAGCAAAATAACCCGACTAATGGAGTTGAGCATGGCACCACTAATGGGAATGAATGTAGCTACTAAGAACTTAAGTACTGAGTGAAGTTTGGTATACTTAGGGCCTCAGTGACTGAACATAGAAGTTTGAGAAAAGTAGCCAAAAGCAGTTTGTGATGTGACTATCAATAAGTTATGTCTGGTCCCTCCTCCTAGATGCTAATAGTACTCATGGCAGTTCTTTTGCAGGCTATATGATGGGAGAGTTACTCAGGGTCCACTGAAAGGGACTCCAGTTGTTTTTAAGGTAATATCGTTAATCACTCTCATCCTCCGTACTTACAATTCGATTTTCCAGATTTATATGTTGACTACTTTGAATTGACTACTAGAATTTTAAACCATGAAGGTTTATCCTGGACAAAGGGCCGGTGGAATTGAGGCTGATATGATGGCTGCTAATGAGCTAAATGCTCACACATCCCTTCAGGTAATACAAGTTGTTATTTAGATTCTCCTATGTATGATTTTATGTGCCTTTCCCTAATTACAATGCAGATCAGTACTAAAAGAGATCccattattatttatttttttaatatttttattgatTCTCTCCTTTTTCCTTCGTTTGCAGGACAGTTCAGATGGTATCTGCCAGAATCTTGTGACACTCATAGGTGGGTTTGAAACAAGAACTGGGGAGCAGGTTTGTTTTTGGAATTTTATATTAAAACTTAGCATATAAAAGGAGGTTGTTAGTTCTGTTTTGTACtaacaatgaagaagttattaTGTGCAGTGGCTGGCTTTTCGCAGTGACGGGAAATATAGTGCGGCAGattatgcaaaagttatgagtgaaagaGTTTCAAAAAGCCGTGCTGGGGGAGGACAGGTTTGGAATAAGTTTGAACAAGAGGAAACAATCAAACGCAGAAGATACTTTGTTACCAAGTTGCTTCAGGGTACGATGAGAGGTCTAGCATACATGCATGATCGTGAAAGGTTACACCAGAGTCTGGGACCAGCTTCTGTTATTCTTAAGTATGTTGCTCTGAAACATTCAATATGCTTCATAAAGATTATTATTTGTGTTTGTCAGGTCCACCCTGTGGTATCCTACTCATATTTTCTTAACTATTGGCAGCACAATTGTAGAGAGAGAGGCCATATACTTAGTACCAAGACTTCGGGATCTAGCCTTTTCTGTTGACATTAGGTAAGCAAGGTTTTGGCCAATCTACTGTTCTTTATTGGGTTCTGAAGCATACAAACAAGTAGTAGTTGATTGCTTTTCTCTAACAAGTACTATCAAGTAGCAGAAAAGATCAATAGTGGATATCTACAAACATTAGGATTGATTGGACTACCTTATCACTGTTGCATATCTAAACACATAGTTTCCTAGGTATTCAAATCTAGAAGGGAGGCCTGGACTACTGTCAGAGGGACTTTGGAGACGAGCATCTACTGCTGGTGCCTTCACACCTATGGATAAAAGAGCATTTGGACTAGCAGATGACATGTGAGTTGATGCAACTTGGCTTCGTTTTAGAGTTTGAGTTAGCTTCATATTCGTCATACTAACTTTTTAATCTCTTCATGCAGATATGCAGCAGGTCTTTTCTTTGCATACTTGGCATTTGTTCCATTTTGTGAAGAAGGCACAATGGATGGTCTTTCGTTGCAAGTAAGCTTCAATGTTACCataactttcttttgtttttggaatttggattgtattttattttccttGCATGTTTGATTGATGTAGGACAAAACAAAATGGATACCGCATAAGCTATATATTGTGGTGGCTATATATAGACAAAGACATTAGTCAATAAGTAATTAGTTAGAAGAACAGTAGAGAAGAAGATAATGACCCAAATAGATTGACTTATAATAGTTTCTTAGACTAAAACTTCTAAGTTTTCTGTCTGTAACTCTCAAGTGACAACCTTTTATAACTGGCTGCCCAACTGTTAGGTTGTTTTTCCCGTTTAAATTATCAGGAACATTCTCTTCTAACAAAAGTGCTCTTCGTCGCAAACTTGGGCTTCCCAAATGATAGTTCTTGTCTTACCAAGTTCTTTCATCAGTGAGAGTCATATTAGCAAGTCTTCTAGAaataattgtttattttgtgaaCTTGCAGAGGCTTTTGGAGAGCACTTTCCAACTTGATATTGGAGCAACAAGAGAGTAAGATACTTTTGATGTCATATGAAAGTTCTCTGTATGTTAGAACTTTCCCACAGTAATGTTTTAGCCCTATCTCAGTCATCCCAGAGTCTGATGCAGCTAACATTTTTAAAATCTTCTGATCAATCCTGATTTTCCATTCTGCATCATTGCTACTCAGTTGGACAATATGGATTATTAAATCTTGGTTCCTAGCCAAATTTGCGTATTTTGCATAACAGTTAATCATCTACTACATTTTCTGCAATATAAAAAATGGGGTTGCTAAAGACCTCTAAAACAGTGTCCAAGTTTTGCGTGTTAATTTTTCATTTAGTCAATAACATAAAAGTCTGGTCCTATTGTGGCTTTGTATTGCTTCTGCTTCTGTTGCTTAATGTTTCCCGGCTACCCTGTTTTGGCAGATACTGTTTAGCAGATGACGGGCTATTAGATGCTGTGAAATTCCTGGATCTTGGAGATGGTGCTGGTTGGGAGTTACTCCAGGTTCTCTTTCATTAACAGCTGAACAATGGTTTCAGACTACTTTCAGTACTATTTCATCATTATTTGATGAAAGTCAATATGATCTAAGTTAGTGTAAATGTATGTCTATTTTGGTAGTCACTTCAAAAACATCTATATTTTTTGGATCCTTTAAAAATGACATATCTGAATTTCAGTAGTTAGCATGAACAGTGTGAAATTACAAATAGTTagcatgtccaagaaaagaatGGCTACTTCAGAACCTGTTCCGGGGAGACTATTCAAGCAAGGCTCCCTTCTAGGCATTTGATAGGTTATAATGTGACAAATTTTCCCATCTGAGGCAATTGAAGGGTCAGCATAAAGATACACATTCCCTCTTTTATCATGTGTGGCTCCACATGATTATATTTCACAACAAAATTGTGCTGCTTGATTTACTTGGAAATTGGCTGTGTACTATGTATTTTTTTACTTGCACATTCCGCTTCTTCTATGTGATTCCAGGATGTACACTAAGCATTGTTGGTGAGTCCTGCATTACCAGATAAGGGTGCCTCCAATATCTCtaagtaaaagtaaaacaaaaatgTAACAGGATGGACTGATGGATGTGGTTTTCTTCCCTACTTTCATACTTTCCAAAATCTGGTCTCAAGAATTCTGCTTACTCCATATTTTCAGGATCCTTCGACATATGACATGTTTATATCAGAATTGCAGTAATTAGTTGATTCATGAACAGACCCAATAATTGTTAGCATGTCTAAAAGATTATTGCTATTCTATAGCCATTTGTGTGAGATTAATAGAAGCTCCAAGATATAGAAGAAGTTATTACCAATGCTATTCTGCACTTCCGTGTCGCTTGCATATTTTTCTAAAACAATGTTTCACTTGGTTTAGGCAATGCTGAATCCTGACTTCCGGAAACGGCCGATGGCACAGACTGTACTCAATCATCGATTCATGACGGTGGGTGTTCTTTGAGATTTTAGACCACAGAATTTGATCTGCTGTTGTTGTATGATAGACATGGATCATCAAGTGAACTATGTATAGGTGATATTTCTTTGTAGTAAGAGTACCTGTATGTATGCTGCATTATCAATATCAATTAAGCTCTCATTTTGCTATTGTATTCAGTACTGGGGAATCGTTCATCTACACCCAAAATTAGGGGAGTTAACTTGATTTTGGCTTCAGTTATGTGCGATATAACTTTTTAGTAATCAAAACAAGAGCAACTTCATTCCTATTATTTCAAGAAGAAATAACTACAGTCTCCTAATGAACAGACTTTCCTAAAGACAACTTCATTCCTATTATTACCATTTCAAGAAGAAATAACTAGAGTCTCCTAATGAACAGACTTTCCTAAAGACAACTTCATTCCTATTATTACCAATTTAAGTTCCTATTATTAACGACACTCTCCTATTTAGAAAATTTTTCCATAGACAACGTTGTTCCTATTATTCCAAGGATACTCTTCTAAAACACCTACAAATCCCTATATATATTGTCATCTGGACCGTCCATCTTAGATCATCTTAGCTATAAATTCAGTCTCTCTagaaccctctctctctctctcggcgtTGTAGTCAATTCTGGAGCTCGAACCACCATATGGTTTCGATCAGACACCCTCCTGCACTAAGCAAATATAACCTTCAGATCAGTTATGGTGGAAAATTTGTCAGTGATGAAAACTCTTGGCAAGACTATGAGGGTGGAGAAGTAGTTTTTGTTGATGATCTTGTAACAAAAGAGGCGAGTTGGATGTGTTTAAGGATATCATAACAAAGCTAGGTTatcaaaactccaaaatttggcACAGGTCGAAAACTGGACGTATTTTAGAAATTACAGATACCCAGTTTGTCACTAAACTGATTAGTGAATTGTCTGCTGATCGAGAGTTGAAAATTTTTCTTGTTGATGCAGGAGCATCAGAGGGTGAATCAAGTTCTCAAGATCACAAATGCTAGTTtttatctttattttgtttaactgTCGATTGGCTTTCCATTGTAGTTCGAGTTTACTTATTCTCCAAGGTTGTATAAACCCTATATATATGTAATGTGGGTTGTTTTTTATGTAATAGAGAGTTTGTGGTTTATGAATATAATTGCGGTATGAGTTTGCTATATTTTATGAATGCGCTCTTCTTTCTTGTTTATGGTGTACGTTTGTTGAGTGATTGTTGGAGTCCGCTACCTCATCCCAATCACATGTTGCAGTTGTGTTGAATTTGTGTTTATAATCTGACCATTATAGGGATTATCAAAAATATCTATTCCAAACTGGGGTTGGGATTCTTCTGCAAACAAACATAAGATCTAAATAACAAACTTGTATTGGTCATATCATTGACAGAGAGAGTAAGGGTGCTGAAAGTAAGAAATTTAGGTGCAAATTTGCCTGTAAATGGGTTCGGAGATGATGAGTACGAGGTGCTGGGGTCAAATGGCACTGTCCCACATTCGAGGTAAGTACTTGTGTGTGAACTTTTGAATCGCAATAACTTAGCTTGGATGTGATGAGTTTTGAATCTGATTGTACGGAGAAGTTTCAGTCGCAGCTTAGGATCTGCTGAAAGAAGCATCTATGCTGAGTAATATCAGAGTTTCGGCCAAAATTCACTCCTTTAACTCATTGATCATATATGTCACTGGTCCTTCTGCATTATTGGGTACTGATATCTATATTCTCTGTTGAATGTTCGTCTTACATCTGAGGATTAATTGGATTACCTTATCACAGTTGCATATCTAAACACTAGTTTCTTAGGTATTCAAATCTAGAAGAGAGGCCTGGACTAATGTCAGAGGGACTTTGGAGGCGAGCATCTACTGCCGGTGCCTTCACACATGGAAAAAAGAGCATTTGGAATAGCAGATGACGTGTGAGTTGATGCGAGTTTGCATCATTTTAGCATTTTAGTTAGCTTCATATTCGTCATACTAACTTTTTAATCCCTTCATGCAGACATGAAGCAGGTCTTTTCTTCGCATACTTGGCATTTGCTCCATTTTGTGAAGCAGGCACAATGGATGGCCTTTCGTTGCAAGTAAGCTACCATGTTACCAtatccttcttttgtttttggattgtaCTTATTTTCCTTACATGATTGGTTGATGTAGGACAACAGAAAATGGATGCTGCATATAGTCATGTACTGTGAtgggagatatatatatatatatatatatatatatatatatatgtatatatggaCAAAGACATTAGTCAATTAGTACTTGGTTAGAAGAACTGTACGTAGGGAAGAAAATATTGGCCCAAATAGATTTACTCATTATAGTTTCTTAGGCCAACACTTCTAAATTTCTGTCTGTAACTCTCAAGTGGCAAACTTTTATAGCTGGCAGCCCGactgttatttttttcttcttctttttaaatTCCCACGAACATTCTCTTCTACAAAAACGCTCATGGTTACAAACTTGGGCTTCCCAAAATGATAGTTCTTGTCTTACCAAGTTCTTTCATCAGTGAGAGTCATGTTAGTAAGTCTTCTAGAAATATTGTTTATTTTGTGAACTTGCAGAGGCTTTTGGAGAGCACTTCCCAAATTGATATTGGAGCGACAAGAGAGTAAGATATTTTTGATCTCATATGAAAGTTCTCTGCATGATAGAACTCTCCCTCTTTTTGCAACAGTTTACTTGGAGAAGCTCCTGCAGCTTTGTTGGCTTCATACATCATTACCTTTGTTTCTGTTGCTAAGGGCTTGTTGCTATGGAATTGAGTTACTGGAAGTAGTAATCTGTAGTCTGAGGTCTGAATGAAGCTTAGTAACAGTTAATGGTACAAGGACATAGCATAATGTGTCTTGGGCGACCTAAACTTTATGTAGCAATTATTTTGGTCATCATGTAAATTGCATGACATTTTCCACAGTAATGTTTTAGCCCTATCTCAGTTATTCCACAGTCTTTTGCAGCTATCATTTTTAAAATCTTCTGATCAATCCTGATTTTCCATTCTTCTTCATTGATACGTACACAGTTGGACAATATGGATTATTAAATCTTGGTTCATAGCTAAATTTGCATATTTTGTGTGAACAATTATCATCTAGAACATTTTCTGCAATATAAGGGATGAGGATAATAGATTGAGATATAATAATTGGGTTGCTAAAGACCTCTCAAACAGTGTCCTGGTATACTGTGTTTATTTTTCACTTTGTCAAGAACATAAAATTGTGGTCCTGTTTTGGCTTTGTATTGCTTTCGTTTGGTTGCTTATTGTTTCCCGGCTACCCGGTTTTGGCAGAAACTGTTTAACAGATGACAGGCTATTAGATGCTGTGAAATTTCTGGATCTTGGAGATGGTGCTGGTTGGGAGTTACTCCAGGTTCTCTTACATTAACAGCTGATCAATGCTTTTTCAGCAAAATGAGTTAATATGGTCTTTTTTTGTTTGGTGAAAGTTAATATAATCTAAGCTAGTGTAAATGCATGTCTATTTTAAACACATCTATATTTTTTGGATCCTTTAAAATATGACACATCTGAGTTTCAGTAGTTAGCATGAACAGTATAATTAGTTATTGGCATGTCCAAGAAAAGGTTATGGCTACTTCAGAACCCCTTCCAGTGAGACTAACAGAAGCGCCTAAATATTAGAAAAAGATGGCACTTGGAAAGAATAAGGCTCCCCTTCTAGGCATTTGATAGGTTACAGTGTGACGAATTTTCCCATCCGAGGCAACTTAAAAGGGTTAGCATAAAGATACATTCCCTCTTTTATTATTCAGAAAGGGATGTTGGCTCCACATGATTTCATTCCACAACAAAATCGGGGTGCTTGACTTAGAAATTGCCTATGTACTATAACTTGTTTTACTTGCACATTCCGCCTTCTCTCTCTGGTTCCAAGATGTACACTAAGCACTGTTGGTGAGTCCTGCATTACCTGATAAAAACGTAACAGGATGGACCCATGGATGTGGTTTTTCTTCCCTACTTTAATATTTTCTAATAATCTGGTCTCAGGAAATCTGCCTAAAATTTTTTAGGATTCTTCGACGTATGACATGTTTATATTAGAATTGCAGTAGTTAATTAGTTGAGTCATGAACAGACCCAATAATTGTTAGCTTGTCTGAGAGGTTATTGCTATTCTAGAACCTTTTGATTGAGATTAATAGAAGCTCCAAGATGTAGAAGAAGTTGTTACTTGGAAGCAATGAGGCTTAGTTGGATCTGTTTACTTTGATAGGTTAGAATGTCTGTTTAAGTATGATATATCTTCGAATCCAAAGAAGTTTGAAGTCATATATGTTGCTCCACACTATTCCAATATGAACAAATTTTCTGGTGTAGGAGGAGCAAAGTTACTCAGATATTGCCTGTGTAGTGTAGTTGTTTCTGCATGTACTCACACATTTTTCTCTCTGGTTCCAAGATGTACACCATAGCATTATTGGTCTGGCTTGTACATAAATATAGTATGTGCTTCTTCTTGCCTACTTAAATACTTGCCAATAGGATGAGCTGCCAATGTCCAAGGATTTTGCCTAATTTTCTGTTTCTCTGCATTGATCCACAAGCTCAACAATGAGCTACCAACTTGTGTTTTCTTAAATGATCAGCTGCTATTTCATTAGTTTTGCATTGTCGCATGCACGTCCCTGTCGCTTGCATATTGTTCTAAACAATGTTTCACACAAGCTAAATCCTGACTCCGGAAACGGCCGATGGCACACTGTACTCAATCATCGATTCATGAAGGTGGGTGTTCTTTGAGATTTTGGACCACAGAATGATCTACTGTGCATGTTGTAAGAGTAGATATGGATCATCTAGTGAACTATGTATAGGTGATATTTCTTTGCAATAAGAGTACATGTAATATTAATTTAGacaataaaattttcaaaaacccaCAACGCCGGCCCACAATAGACTAGTTGTTATATATGagtttatttgataaaaaaaaatctttcaaCTTCTATGCACGTTGTGATACCAGGCAGATCTCGAGAGACCTTATCAACTGTGGAAGGAAAAAGGGCATTTCAGGTTACCCCTAtttgaattttaattttaatcccAACTAGAATCAAAGGCAAACATAAAAGGACGGAAAAGAAACAACCATCCTATACAACATGAATTTCAGTCATGAACAAAC belongs to Rosa chinensis cultivar Old Blush chromosome 4, RchiOBHm-V2, whole genome shotgun sequence and includes:
- the LOC112197731 gene encoding uncharacterized protein LOC112197731, which gives rise to MLLAPPPDWLLPVGRIYRPNSPAPIRTRTRTTRLCCRASLITNSDSFEVGRLIGSYGFMNITSFSGSPGTDNEYSSGDLGQLRVQDVGEGSVKIRLYDGRVTQGPLKGTPVVFKVYPGQRAGGIEADMMAANELNAHTSLQDSSDGICQNLVTLIGGFETRTGEQWLAFRSDGKYSAADYAKVMSERVSKSRAGGGQVWNKFEQEETIKRRRYFVTKLLQGTMRGLAYMHDRERLHQSLGPASVILNTIVEREAIYLVPRLRDLAFSVDIRYSNLEGRPGLLSEGLWRRASTAGAFTPMDKRAFGLADDIYAAGLFFAYLAFVPFCEEGTMDGLSLQRLLESTFQLDIGATREYCLADDGLLDAVKFLDLGDGAGWELLQAMLNPDFRKRPMAQTVLNHRFMTVGVL